TTCTTGATTGGCTCCATCGTGAGCGTTTTCAGCTTGTTTGACATATTTGCATTTAGGGTAATTGTTACAAGCGATAAACTCCCCATAACGGCTATTCTTTTTGACTAATTCCCCCCCGCATTTAGGGCATGATTGGCCGGTTTTTTCATGCACTTTTTGAGAGATGATATTCTTTTTCCCGGCTTCAATTTTATCCATAAAAGGGTAGTAAAAGTCCTTTAAGACTTGCTGGTAGTCGGCTTTATTTTGAGCGATATTGTCTAGTTCCTCTTCTAAAGAAGCGCTGAATTTGGAATCCACAATCTCTTCAAAATGCTTTTCTAAAATTTCTATCACTTTAAAAGCGCTCTCTAAAGCGCTGATTTGCTTTTTTTCTACCTTAATATAGTCTCTGTTTTGTAAGAGGGAAATCGTTGGGGCGTAGGTGCTAGGCCTGCCTATGCCTAAACTTTCTAAAACTTTAATCAAACTCGCTTCTGAATAGCGTGCTGGAGGCTCTGTAACATGGGCGTTGCTCTCTAATTTTTCTAATTTAATGGGGTCATTTTCTTTCAAATTGGGGAGCAATTTGTCCTTATCGTCATTGCCTAAAATTTTATAATAGCCATCAAAAAGGAGTTTCCTCCCACTAGCTTTAAACTCGCCTTTTTCGCAAGCCACAACCACGCTTTGGCTTTCAAAAAGAGCGTCTTGCATTTGAGAAGCTAAAAAGCGTTTGTAAATTAAGGCATAGAGTTTTAATTCTTCAGGCTTAAGGTAGTCTTTTAAAGCGTTTGGCTCTAAAATAATAGAAGTGGGCCTGATCGCTTCATGGGCTTCTTGGGCGTTTTTATTCTTGCTGGAATAGACTTTGGCTTTAGGGGGTAAGTAGTCTTTGCCATAATCTTTTAAAATCTTATTCCTCGCTTCTTCTAAAGCCTCTTTAGCGATATTCAAGCTATCAGTCCTCATGTAAGTGATCACCCCCATAACGCCTTGCGGGGTGGCTACGCCTTCATATAACTTTTGAGCGATACTCATGGTTTTTGTGGGCGAAAAGCCTAAAAGACTGGAAGCGCTTTGCTGTAAAGTGGAAGTCATGAAGGGGGGCGGTGTGGGGGATTTTTTGGACTTTTTAATAATGCTAGAAATAATATAGCTTTCTTTTTCCAATTCGCTTTTAATCTCATGGGCTTTTTTTTCATCAATCAACTCTTGGGCTTTGAGTTTGTTGCCCTTATAGCTGATGAGTTGCGCTTCTAAATGCGACTCAAAGTAAGCGTCTAGCGTGAAGTAGGTTAGAGGCTTAAAGGCTTTGATTTCCCTTTCTTTATCAATCACAAGCTTTAAAGCCGCACTCTGCACCCGTCCAGCGCTCAAACCTTTAGTGATTTTTGATGAAATCAACGAGCTGAGCTTAAAACCCACGATTCGATCTAAAAAGCGTCTGGCTTGTTGGGCATTGACCTTAGACATGTCAATTTTTCGTGGGGTTTTTAGAGCGTTTAAAATCGCATTTTGCGTGATCTCATGAAAAACAATCCTAGGATAGCTCTCCAATTTCCCCCCAATCAAGCATGCCACATGATAGCCTATCGCTTCCCCTTCTCGGTCTTCATCGGTAGCGATGTAGGTGGTAGATGCCTTTTTAGAAAGCTCTATGATCTGTTTGACAAGCTCTTTATGGTCTTTATCCACGACATAATTAGGGGTAAAGCCTGTTTCATCAATCTTAATGCCTAAAGCGAATTTGGATAAATCCCTAACATGCCCTTTAGAGGCGATGACTTCGTAATTTTTATCCAAAAAATTTTTAATGGTTTTGGCTTTTGCTGGGGATTCTACAATAATAAGGTGCTTCATGGAACGCCTTTAATGGAATGTTTATACCTATTAATGAATGATTGTAGCATAGAATTTTGACTAAACGATTCATTAAACCATAAAAACCATAACAGCGTTAAAAATCAAAGAGTTGGAACACCCTTTGCTTGACTAACAGCAAATATCTATGCAAAGGATGCAAACATGAGTTTTAGGATAAATACCAATATCGCCGCTTTAACTTCTCATGCGGTAGGGGTTCAAAACAACAGAGACCTTTCAAGCTCGCTTGAAAAGTTAAGCTCAGGGCTTAGGATCAATAAAGCCGCTGATGATTCTAGTGGGATGGCGATCGCTGATAGCTTAAGGAGTCAAAGCGCGAATTTGGGTCAAGCGATCCGCAATGCTAATGACGCTATTGGTATGGTTCAAACCGCAGATAAAGCGATGGATGAGCAAATCAAAATCTTAGACACCATTAAAACCAAAGCCGTTCAAGCCGCTCAAGATGGGCAAACTTTAGAAAGCCGAAGAGCGCTCCAAAGCGATATTCAAAGGTTGTTAGAAGAACTAGACAATATCGCTAACACCACAAGCTTTAACGGCCAACAAATGCTTTCAGGAAGTTTTTCTAACAAAGAATTTCAAATTGGCGCGTATTCTAACACCACGGTTAAAGCGTCCATTGGCTCAACGAGCTCAGATAAGATTGGGCATGTGCGCATGGAAACCTCTTCTTTTAGCGGTGCAGGCATGCTCGCTAGCGCAGCGGCGCAAAACTTGACTGAAGTGGGATTGAATTTCAAACAAGTCAATGGCGTGAACGATTATAAGATTGAAACCGTGCGCATTTCTACAAGCGCTGGCACTGGGATTGGGGCGTTAAGCGAGATCATCAATCGCTTTTCTAACACCTTAGGCGTTAGGGCTTCTTATAATGTCATGGCTACCGGCGGCACTCCCGTGCAATCAGGAACCGTTAGGGAGCTCACCATTAATGGCGTAGAAATTGGAACCGTGAATGATGTGCATAAAAACGACGCTGACGGGAGGTTGACTAATGCGATCAACTCCGTCAAAGACAGGACCGGTGTGGAAGCGAGCTTGGATATTCAAGGGCGCATTAATTTGCACTCCATTGATGGGCGCGCAATATCAGTGCATGCAGCGAGCGCGAGCGGTCAGGTTTTTGGGGGAGGGAATTTTGCAGGGATTTCTGGGACACAGCATGCGGTGATTGGGCGCTTAACCTTAACTAGAACCGACGCCAGAGACATCATTGTGAGCGGTGTGAATTTTAGCCATGTGGGCTTTCATTCCGCTCAAGGGGTGGCAGAATACACCGTGAATTTGAGAGCGGTTAGGGGTATTTTTGATGCGAATGTGGCTTCAGCAGCCGGAGCGAACGCTAATGGTGCGCAAGCGGAGACCAATTCTCAAGGTATAGGGGCTGGGGTAACAAGCCTTAAAGGGGCGATGATTGTGATGGACATGGCGGATTCAGCGCGCACGCAATTAGACAAGATCCGCTCGGATATGGGTTCGGTGCAAATGGAATTGGTTACCACCATTAATAATATTTCTGTAACCCAAGTGAATGTTAAAGCGGCTGAATCTCAGATCAGAGACGTGGATTTTGCTGAAGAGAGCGCGAACTTTTCTAAATACAATATTTTGGCGCAAAGCGGGAGTTTTGCTATGGCGCAAGCGAATGCGGTGCAACAGAATGTCTTAAGGCTTTTACAATAACAGCCCTTGATTCAAAGGGGCGTTAGCCCTTTTTATCAGTTATTTTTATAAGTTAGAATGATGGATATTTATCAAAAAAACTTGCAAGCTCTTTTCAAAAAAGACCCTCTCTTATTCGCAAAGCTCAAAGCCATTAAAGAAAACAAAAAATACGAAGTGTTTTTAGGGAATGATAGCGCGAATTTCAATCTCTTAGATAAAGAAACAAACACGCCCTTATTTGAAAAAAGCCCGCTAGATTCAAGCTTAGAGCTATACAAAAATAGCGAAATTTACATGCTTTATCCTTATTTGTATTATTTTGGCTTGGGTAATGGGGTATTTTATCGCTTGCTTTTAGGTAATGGCAATTTAAAACGCTTGGTGGTCATTGAGCCTGAAATAGAAATTATTTTCATTGTGTTGAATCTTTTGGATTTTTCCACTGAGATTTTAGAAAATCGTTTGATTTTGTTGCATGCAAGTTTTTGCAATTACAACATGATCGCTTCATTGTTTGATATGGATAAAAAGTCTCGTTTATACGCAAGAATGTATGATTTAAAACTTTTTAACGCTTATTATGAACGATACTCCCATCAAATGATAGAAATCAACCAGCATTTCACGCGCGCTTTAGAGCATGGCGCTATTAGCGTAGGCAATGACGCTAAAGACGCGCTCATAGGCATCAAACAGCATGCCGCTAATTTGCCTGAAGTCATCAAAAGCCCTAGTTTGGTGGATTTTGTGAACGCTTTAAAAAACAGAGACACCGCTATTATCGTTTCAACCGGGCCTAGTTTAAATAAGCAACTCCCCCTTTTAAAAGAAATCGCTCCTTATGCGACGCTTTTTTGCATAGACGCTTCTTTCCCTATTCTAGCCAGAGCCGGTATCAAGCCTGATATTGTGCTGTCTTTAGAAAGGGTGGATTTAACGGCGAAATTCTACGAAGAAACCCCCTTAGATTTTCAAGAAGGCGTTATTTTTGCTCTGACTTCCATTGTGCATAAACGATTGATTCAAGCGATTAAAAAGGGGGTTAAGCAATTCAGTTTCCGCCCCTTTGGCTATACCAACCTTTTTGATTTGCACCAGTATGGTTATGTGGGCATAGGCATGAGCGCAGCGAACATGGCGTATGAATTAGTGGTGCATTCTCGTTTCAAAAGGTGCGTGTTTATCGGGCAAGATTTGAGCTTTTCACAAAGCGGTAACAGCCACGCTAGTGGGGCGATTTATGGCGATAGAGAGATCAAGCCTAAAAAGGATAAAGACAAGATCTTTATAGAAAAATATGGGGGTAATGGGGAAGTAGAGACCACTTTAGTGTGGAAACTTTTCTTAGAATTTTTTGAAAAAGATATTTTCAACACGCCCTATAAATTAGAAGTCATTAACGCTACTGAAGGGGGGGCTAGGATTAAAGGGACTAAAGAAATGCCCTTTAAAGAAGTGTGTGAAAGAATAGATAAATCCAAGCCAAAGCCTCCTATCAATCTTATTTATCCCACCCGATCAGAGCAAGATAAAAATTTAAAGATTGCCAAGCAAAAATGCGAAGAAATCATCAAATACGCCAATGAGAAAAAAACGCAAGTTGAAGAAACGTTTTTAAAGGTGGCAGAGTTTTTAGAAAAAGTGGAAAAGCTTCATGAAGAAAAAAAATTAGAAGAGTTGGATTTTAAGGAATTAGAAAATTTGAGCGCTGAAATTGATAATATTAAAGAGCTTTTTGACGACAAGCGATTCAATTCGTATTTTATGGATGCGATACAATCTTACATCTTCCACCAGGAATTGCACATCGCTGAAATCGTGTGTAAAAAAACGAATAATGAAGACGAATTAAGGGCTAAGCAATTAGAATACATTTACGCACACAAATACTGGCTTTTTAGTTTAGCGGGTGGGATGGATTGCGTGATAGAAGCGATCAAAATGGCTTTGAAGGAATGGTAAAATCCTTTTTAAGCATATGTGTCTAGTCTGGAATAAATTTCAGGGATATTTTCGCCATCAACAAGGTTTTTCTCAACTTGGGATTTATCTTTAATCTCGCCGTCGTTATTGATAGCGTTTAAAGCTTGTAACCGGTCAAAATCGGGGGCGTTTTGCGTATTATTTTGACTGAAACCATCTTGAATACTGCTTTGTTGTAAATCCTGCTCTACTTGATTCCTATCCTTTATGGTTGCATCATTATTGATATTGTTTAAGGTTTGGAGCTGTGTGAAATTGGGGGTGTA
This DNA window, taken from Helicobacter pylori, encodes the following:
- the topA gene encoding type I DNA topoisomerase; translated protein: MKHLIIVESPAKAKTIKNFLDKNYEVIASKGHVRDLSKFALGIKIDETGFTPNYVVDKDHKELVKQIIELSKKASTTYIATDEDREGEAIGYHVACLIGGKLESYPRIVFHEITQNAILNALKTPRKIDMSKVNAQQARRFLDRIVGFKLSSLISSKITKGLSAGRVQSAALKLVIDKEREIKAFKPLTYFTLDAYFESHLEAQLISYKGNKLKAQELIDEKKAHEIKSELEKESYIISSIIKKSKKSPTPPPFMTSTLQQSASSLLGFSPTKTMSIAQKLYEGVATPQGVMGVITYMRTDSLNIAKEALEEARNKILKDYGKDYLPPKAKVYSSKNKNAQEAHEAIRPTSIILEPNALKDYLKPEELKLYALIYKRFLASQMQDALFESQSVVVACEKGEFKASGRKLLFDGYYKILGNDDKDKLLPNLKENDPIKLEKLESNAHVTEPPARYSEASLIKVLESLGIGRPSTYAPTISLLQNRDYIKVEKKQISALESAFKVIEILEKHFEEIVDSKFSASLEEELDNIAQNKADYQQVLKDFYYPFMDKIEAGKKNIISQKVHEKTGQSCPKCGGELVKKNSRYGEFIACNNYPKCKYVKQAENAHDGANQELCEKCGGEMVQKFSRNGAFLACNNYPECKNTKSLKNTPNAKETIEGVKCPECGGDIALKRSRKGSFYGCNNYPKCNFLSNHKPINKRCEKCHYLMSERIYRKKKAHECIKCKERVFLEEDNG
- a CDS encoding motility associated factor glycosyltransferase family protein, yielding MDIYQKNLQALFKKDPLLFAKLKAIKENKKYEVFLGNDSANFNLLDKETNTPLFEKSPLDSSLELYKNSEIYMLYPYLYYFGLGNGVFYRLLLGNGNLKRLVVIEPEIEIIFIVLNLLDFSTEILENRLILLHASFCNYNMIASLFDMDKKSRLYARMYDLKLFNAYYERYSHQMIEINQHFTRALEHGAISVGNDAKDALIGIKQHAANLPEVIKSPSLVDFVNALKNRDTAIIVSTGPSLNKQLPLLKEIAPYATLFCIDASFPILARAGIKPDIVLSLERVDLTAKFYEETPLDFQEGVIFALTSIVHKRLIQAIKKGVKQFSFRPFGYTNLFDLHQYGYVGIGMSAANMAYELVVHSRFKRCVFIGQDLSFSQSGNSHASGAIYGDREIKPKKDKDKIFIEKYGGNGEVETTLVWKLFLEFFEKDIFNTPYKLEVINATEGGARIKGTKEMPFKEVCERIDKSKPKPPINLIYPTRSEQDKNLKIAKQKCEEIIKYANEKKTQVEETFLKVAEFLEKVEKLHEEKKLEELDFKELENLSAEIDNIKELFDDKRFNSYFMDAIQSYIFHQELHIAEIVCKKTNNEDELRAKQLEYIYAHKYWLFSLAGGMDCVIEAIKMALKEW
- a CDS encoding flagellin B → MSFRINTNIAALTSHAVGVQNNRDLSSSLEKLSSGLRINKAADDSSGMAIADSLRSQSANLGQAIRNANDAIGMVQTADKAMDEQIKILDTIKTKAVQAAQDGQTLESRRALQSDIQRLLEELDNIANTTSFNGQQMLSGSFSNKEFQIGAYSNTTVKASIGSTSSDKIGHVRMETSSFSGAGMLASAAAQNLTEVGLNFKQVNGVNDYKIETVRISTSAGTGIGALSEIINRFSNTLGVRASYNVMATGGTPVQSGTVRELTINGVEIGTVNDVHKNDADGRLTNAINSVKDRTGVEASLDIQGRINLHSIDGRAISVHAASASGQVFGGGNFAGISGTQHAVIGRLTLTRTDARDIIVSGVNFSHVGFHSAQGVAEYTVNLRAVRGIFDANVASAAGANANGAQAETNSQGIGAGVTSLKGAMIVMDMADSARTQLDKIRSDMGSVQMELVTTINNISVTQVNVKAAESQIRDVDFAEESANFSKYNILAQSGSFAMAQANAVQQNVLRLLQ